The proteins below come from a single Halobacillus salinarum genomic window:
- a CDS encoding YrhK family protein has product MSLKNTEAADADFHSKEQYVDIKMGRHDIFFKKGYDVLYTINDFIIGIWFLIGSIFFYFESLQTWGVTLFVLGSVQLLIRPTIRLIHRFHMRSYYKNEYEQKRN; this is encoded by the coding sequence ATGAGCTTGAAAAATACAGAAGCTGCTGATGCAGATTTTCATAGTAAAGAGCAGTATGTGGACATAAAAATGGGGCGTCACGATATCTTTTTTAAAAAAGGTTACGATGTCCTCTATACCATCAACGACTTTATCATTGGCATATGGTTTTTAATTGGAAGTATTTTTTTCTATTTTGAAAGCTTGCAGACGTGGGGCGTCACTTTATTTGTTCTAGGAAGTGTCCAGCTGTTAATACGACCAACAATCAGGCTGATTCACCGTTTCCACATGCGTAGTTATTACAAAAATGAGTATGAACAGAAGCGTAATTAA
- a CDS encoding DNA alkylation repair protein, translated as MTYEEVLTKLEELGDEQTKKTFKRHGAKEPVLGVKVGDLKKHLVKRVKKDQELALSLFRSGNSDAMYLAGLTVNPKLVSREELEQWVKLANWYMIHEYTVAQVAAESPYALELARKWMNSGNEGVATAGWSTYSNYLSITPDEDIHPNEVKQLLEKVEQTIHDQPNRVRYVMNGFVIAVGAYYPPLHEEAKRAAESIGKVHVNMGKTACKVPYAPDYIEKIENRNAIGKKRKTCIC; from the coding sequence TTGACTTATGAAGAAGTATTGACAAAGCTTGAAGAATTAGGAGATGAACAAACGAAAAAAACGTTTAAACGTCATGGAGCCAAAGAACCTGTGTTGGGTGTGAAAGTAGGGGATTTAAAAAAACACCTTGTCAAAAGAGTGAAGAAAGATCAGGAGCTGGCCCTTTCCTTATTTCGCTCGGGCAACAGTGATGCTATGTACCTGGCAGGGCTGACGGTAAATCCTAAACTCGTTTCCAGAGAGGAACTTGAGCAGTGGGTCAAGCTTGCGAACTGGTACATGATTCATGAATATACGGTAGCTCAAGTGGCAGCGGAATCTCCTTATGCTCTGGAACTTGCTCGTAAGTGGATGAACTCGGGAAATGAGGGAGTGGCAACTGCCGGCTGGAGTACGTATTCCAATTATTTGTCGATCACTCCTGATGAAGACATTCATCCTAATGAAGTCAAACAGCTGCTTGAGAAGGTGGAACAAACGATTCATGATCAGCCCAATCGAGTGAGGTATGTGATGAATGGATTCGTAATTGCCGTGGGAGCTTATTATCCGCCGCTCCATGAGGAAGCAAAGAGAGCAGCAGAATCCATTGGTAAGGTTCATGTCAATATGGGAAAGACAGCTTGTAAAGTTCCGTATGCCCCTGATTATATTGAGAAAATTGAAAATAGAAACGCGATTGGTAAAAAAAGAAAAACATGTATTTGTTAA